A portion of the Cryptomeria japonica chromosome 5, Sugi_1.0, whole genome shotgun sequence genome contains these proteins:
- the LOC131043444 gene encoding uncharacterized protein LOC131043444 has protein sequence MALTFTIPSSPGQHLNRSPFVQSRHSTKVANSSTFIIFSSNSKKTSQKIRSQKVKDKNPNAQSGGMGFAALDAFRTDKTPPKNIIAKTKKNDPQSVRKNEEKKNSIAHQEERNENTRNPSSEDSDLGKNEDVLHLNTRATAKPSLRGEDIILALQKVSAQKANEESRRKVKKKNASRVDSTRRRSSKMIPRVVGNVRPITVKPEWGARIESLENHLKELKERAELA, from the coding sequence ATGGCACTGACTTTCACCATACCCTCATCGCCCGGCCAACACCTAAATCGTTCTCCATTCGTACAGAGTCGCCACTCTACCAAGGTAGCCAACTCTTCCACTTTCATCATATTTTCTTCAAATTCTAAGAAAACCAGCCAAAAAATTCGATCACAGAAGGTAAAGGATAAGAACCCAAATGCCCAATCTGGCGGTATGGGCTTTGCGGCTCTAGATGCATTCAGAACAGATAAAACACCTCCCAAAAACATAAttgcaaaaaccaaaaaaaatgacCCACAATCAGTGCGGAAGAATGAAGAGAAAAAAAACAGCATTGCACATCAAGAGGAAAGAAATGAAAACACCAGAAATCCATCCTCTGAGGATTCAGATTTGGGAAAAAATGAAGAtgttttgcatttgaatacaaggGCAACTGCAAAACCCTCTTTGAGAGGCGAGGATATTATTTTGGCATTGCAGAAGGTGTCTGCTCAGAAAGCAAATGAAGAAAGCCGGAGAAAGGTAAAGAAGAAAAATGCAAGTAGAGTGGATAGTACAAGAAGAAGGTCTTCAAAAATGATACCCAGGGTCGTGGGGAATGTGAGGCCTATTACTGTAAAGCCTGAATGGGGTGCTCGGATTGAGAGCCTTGAAAACCATTTGAAGGAATTGAAGGAAAGGGCAGAGCTAGCATGA